One part of the Vicia villosa cultivar HV-30 ecotype Madison, WI linkage group LG6, Vvil1.0, whole genome shotgun sequence genome encodes these proteins:
- the LOC131615059 gene encoding uncharacterized protein LOC131615059, with the protein MANAKQWNIDVVRKLFYAADTEKILQVLLLEEVKRDRLIWKAERDGTYSVKTGYKLWYHVVISREEVGGSEDWGSIWNIKAPPRVEYPLWRICRDCIPTRERLRQHVVMCPSNIKSLIFYICSKEGKEVSGRFAVMIDVIWKNRNDYIWHNEQEEATKLGVKAAHIWNDSFQAQEDSTNNVRPHHALDWSAPSVGWLKCNVDATFNSNNDIIMGCIPGSQESINLVAFLGFSKVYMLISI; encoded by the exons ATGGCTAATGCGAAGCAATGGAATATAGATGTCGTTAGAAAACTTTTTTACGCGGCAGACACGGAAAAAATTCTTCAAGTTCTGTTGTTGGAAGAAGTTAAAAGAGACAGATTGATTTGGAAGGCAGAGCGGGATGGTACCTATAGTGTGAAAACTGGTTACAAACTTTGGTATCATGTTGTTATAAGTCGTGAGGAGGTGGGAGGGTCAGAGGATTGGGGTAGTATTTGGAATATCAAGGCGCCACCTAGAGTCGAGTACCCGCTTTGGCGAATTTGTAGGGATTGCATTCCTACTCGTGAGAGACTCAGACAACATGTTGTTATGTGCCCGTCA AACATTAAGtctcttattttttatatatgttcGAAGGAAGGAAAAGAAGTATCAGGTAGATTTGCGGTTATGATAGATGTTATTTGGAAAAACAGGAATGACTATATCTGGCATAATGAGCAAGAAGAAGCGACAAAGTTGGGAGTAAAAGCGGCTCACATATGGAATGACTCGTTTCAAGCTCAGGAAGACTCGACAAACAATGTTCGACCTCATCATGCTTTAGATTGGAGTGCGCCTTCTGTGGGTTGGCTTAAATGTAACGTGGACGCGACTTTTAATAGCAATAACGACATTATTATGGGTTGCATTCCTGGATCCCAAGAATCCATTAATCTTGTTGCCTTTTTAGGTTTTTCAAAAGTTTATATGTTGATTTCCATCTAA